A single genomic interval of Parvularcula marina harbors:
- a CDS encoding MBL fold metallo-hydrolase: MSQTPPFQIKIVPVTPFQQNCSLIRARNGSIAVIDPGGEVDRLIAEADAWDGKIEKIWLTHGHLDHAGGAMELKEKTGAIIEGAQEEEVFWLSQISEQIKRFGTHMEAKNVTPDRWLDDGDTVELDGNVFEVIFTPGHTPGHVVFFNRHMKIAFVGDVLFKGSIGRTDFPRGDHATLIASITEKLWPLGNDVQFVPGHGPLSTFGHERQSNPFVGDAVVGRAGANTQGPG; the protein is encoded by the coding sequence ATGTCTCAAACACCTCCCTTCCAGATCAAGATCGTCCCCGTCACCCCGTTCCAGCAGAACTGCTCGCTGATACGCGCAAGGAACGGCTCGATTGCCGTCATCGACCCCGGTGGTGAGGTTGACCGGCTGATCGCCGAGGCCGACGCATGGGACGGGAAGATCGAGAAGATCTGGTTGACTCATGGCCATCTCGACCATGCAGGCGGCGCGATGGAGCTCAAAGAGAAGACCGGCGCCATCATCGAAGGCGCGCAGGAGGAGGAAGTCTTCTGGCTCTCCCAGATCTCCGAGCAGATCAAACGCTTCGGCACCCATATGGAGGCCAAGAACGTGACGCCCGACCGCTGGCTTGATGACGGCGATACGGTCGAGCTCGACGGCAATGTCTTTGAGGTGATCTTCACGCCGGGCCACACACCGGGCCATGTCGTCTTCTTTAATCGACACATGAAGATCGCTTTTGTCGGCGATGTCCTTTTCAAAGGCTCGATCGGGCGGACGGATTTTCCGCGCGGCGACCACGCCACCCTGATTGCATCGATCACGGAGAAATTATGGCCGCTCGGCAATGATGTGCAGTTCGTGCCCGGGCATGGCCCCCTCTCTACTTTCGGGCATGAGCGTCAGAGCAATCCCTTTGTTGGCGATGCGGTGGTCGGCCGCGCCGGGGCAAACACTCAAGGACCCGGTTGA
- a CDS encoding GOLPH3/VPS74 family protein: MTIQDLTLAEGLLLLALKDDTGERTGSFVEYALAGSALAELVLRGVLAEAPDKPAHFILADDRPTGDRYLDDCLAVIKEKGVTSSPKKLIEKLAGKKHLTVPLYEGLINRGILHRQTKKVFFFFDRKVYPEADPTHEAALKAHLEEVMFGNSEVSARDTILVAFLQQTELLRRNFDKEKLKAHKARIKEIAEGEHLAATATVETIKAVRAALMTAIIVAAVIVPATS, translated from the coding sequence ATGACAATTCAGGACCTGACCCTTGCCGAGGGTCTACTTCTCCTTGCGCTGAAAGATGACACTGGCGAGCGGACCGGGTCGTTCGTTGAATATGCCCTTGCCGGATCGGCCCTAGCGGAACTCGTTTTGAGAGGGGTTCTGGCCGAGGCGCCTGACAAACCCGCCCACTTCATTCTGGCCGATGATCGTCCGACCGGGGACAGATATCTTGATGACTGCCTTGCCGTCATCAAGGAGAAGGGTGTGACCTCAAGCCCCAAAAAGCTGATCGAAAAGCTGGCCGGGAAAAAGCACCTGACGGTGCCGCTTTATGAGGGGCTGATCAATCGCGGCATCCTACACCGTCAGACGAAAAAGGTCTTTTTCTTCTTTGATCGGAAGGTCTATCCCGAAGCTGACCCCACCCATGAGGCCGCGCTCAAAGCCCATCTCGAAGAAGTGATGTTTGGCAACAGCGAGGTGTCGGCGCGCGATACGATCCTCGTGGCCTTCCTTCAGCAGACGGAGCTCCTGCGCCGGAATTTCGATAAGGAAAAGCTGAAAGCCCATAAGGCCCGGATCAAGGAAATTGCGGAGGGTGAGCATCTGGCCGCCACCGCGACGGTCGAGACGATCAAGGCCGTGCGGGCCGCGCTCATGACGGCTATCATTGTCGCCGCGGTGATTGTTCCTGCGACCTCCTGA
- a CDS encoding class I SAM-dependent methyltransferase encodes MKWTTSIFALAAFGLAACGGGESEEPAAPETAAPEMAAEEEPTPEVVDPVAGSVAHPDRPADDVEGDERRKPAETLGFIGLEPGMTVIDMEAGGGYFTELYSRVVGEGGKVYMQNPPSFDGFLGDALETRLGGERLGNVVVMRTNFDNLDAPDGSVDVVTWIQGPHELWFEVNGESLGDPEATFAEIARVLKPGGVFVAIDHRAAEGAGTEAGGTVHRIEEEIIRSYAEGAGLVFKSSADFLSNPDDPLTNSVFDPSIRGQTDQFVIAYGKPE; translated from the coding sequence ATGAAATGGACAACGAGCATTTTCGCGCTGGCGGCTTTCGGCCTTGCGGCTTGCGGCGGCGGTGAGAGCGAAGAACCGGCGGCGCCCGAAACCGCAGCCCCTGAGATGGCGGCGGAAGAAGAGCCGACCCCCGAGGTAGTCGATCCGGTCGCTGGTTCCGTTGCGCATCCCGATCGCCCTGCGGATGATGTCGAGGGCGATGAGCGCCGCAAGCCGGCCGAGACACTCGGCTTCATCGGGCTCGAACCCGGCATGACGGTCATCGATATGGAGGCAGGCGGCGGTTATTTCACCGAGCTTTACTCCCGCGTCGTGGGCGAGGGCGGCAAGGTCTACATGCAGAACCCGCCAAGCTTTGATGGCTTTCTGGGAGATGCCCTAGAAACCCGCCTTGGCGGCGAGCGGCTTGGCAATGTCGTCGTGATGCGGACGAATTTTGACAATCTCGATGCGCCTGACGGCTCCGTCGATGTCGTTACCTGGATACAAGGGCCGCATGAGCTGTGGTTCGAAGTTAATGGCGAGAGCCTTGGGGATCCCGAAGCGACATTCGCCGAGATCGCGCGTGTCCTCAAACCCGGCGGGGTCTTTGTCGCCATCGATCACCGTGCTGCCGAAGGCGCGGGTACAGAAGCTGGTGGAACCGTGCACCGCATCGAGGAAGAGATCATCCGTTCCTATGCTGAAGGGGCGGGCCTCGTCTTCAAGTCTTCAGCTGACTTCCTGTCGAACCCGGACGATCCTCTGACCAATTCGGTCTTCGATCCTTCGATCCGGGGGCAGACTGATCAATTCGTCATCGCTTACGGAAAGCCCGAATAA
- a CDS encoding GNAT family N-acetyltransferase produces MSAPNIHRDETETKGRYWLVLDGHEAELTYSRAGEDRLIADHTGVPKALGGRGIGTMLVERLVSDARAEGRKIVPLCPFIKAQIDKTPEWQNVLDKS; encoded by the coding sequence ATGTCAGCACCCAACATCCACCGCGACGAGACCGAAACCAAAGGCCGCTACTGGCTTGTGCTCGACGGACATGAAGCAGAGCTGACCTATTCCCGTGCCGGGGAGGACAGACTGATCGCCGATCACACAGGTGTGCCCAAAGCGCTGGGCGGGCGCGGTATTGGCACGATGCTGGTCGAAAGACTGGTGAGTGATGCGCGGGCAGAGGGGCGCAAGATTGTGCCGCTCTGCCCCTTCATCAAAGCGCAGATCGACAAGACACCTGAATGGCAGAATGTCCTCGACAAAAGCTGA
- the carB gene encoding carbamoyl-phosphate synthase large subunit: protein MPKRTDIESILIIGAGPIVIGQACEFDYSGVQAVKALKAEGYRVILVNSNPATIMTDPEMADATYIEPITPDFVEKIIAREKPDALLPTMGGQTALNCALALEERGVLKKHNVEMIGARADVIDKAEDREKFRKAMDKIGLESPRAAIATSPAIRDEDGHIVGYDRMGGFAEAMKALDEIGLPAIIRPAFTLGGTGGGVAYNREEYEHIVRAGLDASPNGQVLIDESLLGWKEFEMEVVRDKADNCIIICSIENVDPMGVHTGDSITVAPALTLTDREYQRMRNASIAVLREIGVETGGSNVQFAVNPEDGRLVVIEMNPRVSRSSALASKATGFPIAKVAAKLAVGYTLDELDNDITGGAMPASFEPTIDYVVTKIPRFAFEKFPGTKPILTTAMKSVGEAMAIGRTFQESLQKALRSLETGLCGLDPIEIPGLGEGNDVDAYRRALAAPTPERLRVTAQAMRAGVPVEQVRSVTSYDPWFLEQIRGIIEAEEDVASFGLPSDADGLMQLKSMGFSDKRLAQLCDGTEDEVRRHRRTLGIRPVYKRIDTCAAEFRAVTPYMYSAYEPGNQDESGPSDRKKVVILGGGPNRIGQGIEFDYCCCHAAFALADAGIESIMVNCNPETVSTDYDTSDRLYFEPLTAEDVLELIDRERTNGELLGVIVQYGGQTPLNLAETLANEGVPILGTSVEAIALAEDREQFQRLVNALGLKQPKNAVSGKRENVLAMAGEVGYPLVTRPSFVLGGRAMEIIRDEKGMERYLATAKIEITDKQPLLLDQYLINAVECDVDAICDGEEVYVAGIMEHIEEAGVHSGDSACSLPPYTLSDEIMATLREQTVGLAKALNVRGLMNVQYAIKDGDIYILEVNPRASRTVPFVAKTIGAPVARIAARVMAGAKLSEFDLPTGTPRHTAVKEVVFPFSRFPGVDTVLGPEMRSTGEVMGLDMDFDRARAKSLLAASIIVPLKGCVFISVKDSDKEEILSPARRLTEMGFSLIATGGTAEFLREQGLEVKRVNKVLEGQPHIVDALINGDVHLIFNTTETAQSIEDSRSIRTTALQRRIPCITTLSGSKACVRAIEALRHGDLEAVPLQHYSH from the coding sequence ATGCCTAAACGTACCGATATCGAGAGCATCCTCATCATCGGCGCGGGGCCTATTGTGATCGGGCAGGCCTGCGAATTTGACTATTCGGGCGTGCAGGCGGTGAAGGCGCTGAAGGCCGAAGGCTACCGGGTCATCCTCGTCAACTCGAACCCTGCAACGATCATGACCGATCCGGAAATGGCCGATGCGACTTATATCGAGCCGATCACCCCGGACTTTGTCGAGAAGATCATCGCGCGGGAAAAACCCGACGCCCTCTTGCCGACCATGGGCGGGCAGACCGCGCTCAACTGTGCGCTGGCCCTCGAGGAACGCGGCGTCCTCAAAAAGCATAATGTCGAGATGATCGGCGCCCGCGCCGACGTCATCGACAAGGCCGAGGACCGCGAGAAGTTCCGCAAGGCGATGGACAAGATTGGGCTCGAAAGCCCGCGCGCGGCGATCGCAACCAGCCCCGCCATTCGCGATGAAGACGGCCATATTGTCGGTTACGACCGGATGGGCGGCTTTGCCGAGGCCATGAAGGCGCTGGATGAGATCGGCCTGCCGGCGATCATCCGTCCGGCCTTCACCCTCGGCGGGACTGGCGGCGGTGTTGCCTATAACCGCGAGGAATATGAGCATATCGTCCGTGCAGGGCTTGATGCCTCTCCGAACGGACAGGTCCTGATCGATGAGAGCCTTCTCGGCTGGAAAGAATTCGAGATGGAGGTCGTCCGCGACAAGGCGGATAACTGCATCATCATCTGCTCAATCGAGAATGTGGACCCTATGGGGGTGCATACCGGCGACTCAATCACCGTTGCGCCCGCTCTCACTCTCACCGACCGCGAGTATCAACGGATGCGGAACGCCTCGATCGCGGTCCTGCGGGAGATCGGTGTTGAAACCGGCGGCTCGAATGTCCAGTTCGCGGTGAACCCGGAAGATGGCCGCCTTGTTGTCATCGAGATGAACCCGCGCGTCTCGCGCTCCTCCGCGCTCGCCTCGAAAGCCACCGGTTTCCCGATTGCGAAAGTCGCCGCGAAACTCGCCGTTGGTTACACGCTTGATGAGCTTGATAATGACATTACCGGCGGCGCTATGCCCGCCAGCTTCGAGCCGACGATTGACTATGTCGTCACCAAGATCCCGCGCTTTGCCTTTGAGAAATTCCCGGGCACCAAGCCGATCCTGACAACCGCCATGAAATCCGTGGGCGAAGCAATGGCTATCGGCCGGACCTTCCAGGAAAGTCTGCAGAAAGCGCTGCGCTCGCTCGAGACGGGGCTTTGCGGTCTTGATCCGATTGAGATCCCCGGCCTTGGCGAAGGCAATGATGTTGACGCCTATCGCCGGGCACTGGCCGCCCCGACGCCTGAGCGCCTGCGGGTGACAGCGCAAGCCATGCGCGCCGGTGTGCCGGTCGAGCAGGTCCGCTCGGTCACGTCTTACGATCCATGGTTCCTTGAGCAGATCCGCGGCATCATCGAAGCCGAAGAAGATGTCGCCAGCTTTGGCCTGCCCTCAGATGCTGACGGCCTGATGCAGCTCAAATCCATGGGCTTCTCGGACAAGCGCCTCGCCCAGCTTTGTGATGGCACCGAGGACGAAGTGCGCCGCCACCGCCGCACGCTCGGCATCCGCCCGGTCTATAAGCGGATCGATACCTGCGCCGCGGAATTCCGCGCCGTCACCCCTTACATGTATTCCGCCTACGAACCGGGCAATCAGGACGAAAGCGGCCCCTCTGACCGCAAGAAGGTCGTCATCCTCGGCGGCGGGCCGAACCGGATCGGCCAGGGCATCGAGTTTGACTATTGCTGCTGTCATGCGGCCTTCGCGCTCGCCGATGCGGGCATCGAATCGATCATGGTCAATTGTAACCCGGAGACCGTCTCGACCGATTACGACACCTCGGATCGTCTCTATTTCGAGCCGCTGACAGCCGAAGACGTGCTTGAACTGATCGACCGAGAACGGACGAATGGCGAGCTGCTAGGTGTCATCGTGCAATATGGCGGGCAGACCCCGCTCAACCTTGCTGAGACCCTTGCCAATGAAGGCGTGCCGATCCTTGGCACCTCGGTTGAAGCGATCGCCCTTGCCGAAGACCGCGAGCAGTTCCAGCGCCTCGTCAATGCGCTGGGCTTGAAGCAGCCCAAAAACGCCGTCTCCGGCAAACGCGAGAACGTCCTCGCCATGGCCGGCGAGGTTGGCTACCCGCTCGTCACCCGGCCCTCCTTCGTCCTTGGCGGCCGCGCGATGGAAATCATCCGTGATGAGAAGGGGATGGAGCGCTACCTCGCCACCGCCAAGATCGAGATTACCGACAAACAGCCGCTCCTCCTCGATCAGTATCTCATCAACGCCGTTGAATGCGATGTCGATGCGATCTGTGACGGCGAAGAGGTCTATGTTGCGGGCATCATGGAGCATATCGAGGAAGCGGGCGTCCATTCGGGCGACAGTGCATGCTCTCTCCCCCCCTACACGCTGAGCGATGAGATCATGGCAACCCTGCGCGAGCAGACGGTGGGGCTTGCCAAGGCGCTGAACGTCCGGGGCCTGATGAATGTGCAATATGCAATCAAGGATGGCGACATTTATATCCTTGAAGTGAACCCCCGCGCCTCGCGCACCGTGCCCTTTGTCGCCAAGACCATCGGCGCCCCGGTCGCCCGGATCGCGGCCCGCGTCATGGCGGGTGCGAAACTCTCCGAATTCGACCTGCCGACGGGCACGCCCCGCCACACAGCGGTCAAGGAAGTCGTCTTCCCCTTCTCGCGCTTCCCGGGCGTCGACACGGTGCTCGGCCCGGAAATGCGCTCGACCGGCGAAGTCATGGGCCTCGATATGGATTTCGACCGCGCCCGGGCAAAGAGCCTCTTGGCGGCCAGCATCATCGTGCCGCTGAAGGGCTGCGTCTTCATCTCGGTGAAGGACAGCGACAAGGAAGAGATCCTCTCCCCTGCGCGGCGCCTTACTGAAATGGGCTTCTCGCTCATCGCGACAGGCGGCACGGCGGAGTTCCTGCGCGAGCAGGGTCTCGAAGTGAAACGGGTCAACAAGGTGCTCGAAGGCCAGCCGCATATCGTCGACGCCCTGATCAATGGCGACGTACACCTCATTTTCAACACGACCGAAACAGCGCAGTCGATTGAGGACAGCCGGTCCATCCGGACGACCGCTTTGCAACGCCGGATTCCCTGCATTACGACCCTTTCAGGCTCGAAAGCCTGTGTACGGGCCATAGAAGCTTTACGGCATGGCGACCTTGAAGCCGTGCCTCTCCAGCACTATAGTCACTGA
- the greA gene encoding transcription elongation factor GreA, with amino-acid sequence MEKFPMTVAGFQKLEADLKHLKTVERPAVIQAISEAREHGDLSENAEYHAAKERQSMIEGQILEFEDKHSRAQVIDIATLSGPEVKFGATVTLIDEDTEEEKRYQIVGDLEADLKDGKISISSPIARALIGKEEGDSVEVAAPGGSHVYEIEKVEYK; translated from the coding sequence ATGGAAAAGTTCCCGATGACCGTTGCTGGCTTCCAGAAGCTTGAGGCTGACCTCAAGCACCTGAAGACCGTTGAGCGACCGGCTGTCATCCAGGCCATCTCCGAAGCCCGTGAACATGGCGACCTTTCGGAAAACGCGGAATATCACGCGGCCAAGGAACGCCAGAGCATGATCGAAGGCCAGATCCTCGAATTCGAGGACAAGCACTCCCGTGCCCAGGTCATCGACATTGCTACGCTGTCTGGCCCGGAAGTGAAATTCGGCGCGACCGTCACCCTCATCGATGAGGATACCGAGGAAGAGAAGCGCTATCAGATCGTTGGCGATCTCGAAGCCGACCTCAAAGACGGCAAGATCTCGATCTCCTCGCCCATCGCCCGTGCCCTGATCGGCAAGGAAGAAGGCGATTCGGTCGAAGTGGCGGCCCCCGGCGGCAGCCACGTCTATGAGATCGAAAAGGTCGAATACAAATAA
- a CDS encoding M3 family metallopeptidase, protein MRIRPTLMGASLAALSLSLAACGGKDDADTMTETEASAETMTADAEMTETGEMNIITAPYEGPYGGVPAFDKVTVADFEPGIKAAMAASLDEIEAIANNPEAPTFENTIIAMEKGGGALDRAATYYFLWGGNLSTPEFQEIETRIDPLFSEYQNDIIQNEKLFKRIEAIWEDKAALEALTGPEQRLVWDYYTNFARSGAALDEETKEKIADLDDRLSKLYTKFSQNLLHDEEAYVTWLTEDQLGGLPDSIVDAAASAAAGKGREGEYAILNTRSSMDPFLTYSDNRELREEVWRTYYDRGDNGDEYDNNAIIAEILKLREERSHLQGYDNFAARAIEKQVAKTPERAMDLMMRVWPAAIARVEEEVADMQAVADEEGADITIAPWDYRYYAEKVRKAKYDLDADEVKQYLQLENLREGMFWMAKELYNLDFKQVDDVPVFHTDVRVWEVTRNGEHQGLWYFDPYARAGKRSGAWMTSYRTQQKLDGTPVTTIVSNNSNFIKGAEGEPVLISWDDAETLFHEFGHALHGLNSDVVYPSQSGTSVPRDYVEFPSQVHENWLGTTEILERFALHVDTGEPMPQELLAKIKKAGTFNEGFATTEYLASALIDMKLHTLEDASNVDPDAFERETLAELGMPDELPMRHRTPQFAHVFSGEGYAAGYYSYLWADTFSADAWEAFEEAGSPFDKGVAQRFIDHILSVGDTVDPVDGYRAFRGKDVDVGALMRQRGFPDGSED, encoded by the coding sequence ATGCGCATTCGACCTACCCTGATGGGCGCAAGCCTTGCTGCCCTCAGCCTCTCGCTGGCTGCCTGCGGCGGCAAGGATGACGCCGACACCATGACCGAGACGGAAGCCTCGGCCGAAACAATGACAGCAGATGCAGAAATGACGGAGACAGGCGAGATGAACATCATCACCGCCCCATATGAAGGTCCCTATGGCGGCGTGCCGGCCTTCGACAAGGTCACGGTTGCGGACTTCGAGCCGGGGATCAAAGCGGCGATGGCAGCGAGCCTCGATGAGATCGAAGCTATCGCGAACAATCCAGAAGCCCCGACTTTCGAGAACACGATCATCGCCATGGAGAAGGGCGGCGGCGCTCTCGACCGCGCGGCGACCTACTACTTCCTGTGGGGCGGCAATCTCTCGACCCCTGAATTCCAGGAAATCGAGACCCGGATCGATCCACTGTTCTCTGAATATCAGAATGACATCATCCAGAATGAAAAGCTCTTCAAACGGATCGAAGCTATCTGGGAAGACAAGGCCGCTCTCGAAGCGCTGACCGGCCCCGAGCAACGCCTTGTCTGGGACTACTACACCAATTTTGCGCGTTCGGGCGCAGCACTTGATGAAGAGACCAAAGAGAAGATCGCTGATCTCGATGACCGGCTCTCGAAACTCTACACGAAGTTCAGCCAGAACCTTCTGCATGATGAAGAAGCCTATGTGACCTGGCTCACCGAAGACCAGCTTGGCGGCCTGCCTGACAGTATCGTCGATGCAGCAGCAAGCGCGGCGGCAGGCAAAGGCCGGGAAGGCGAATATGCCATCCTCAACACCCGCTCCTCTATGGATCCGTTCCTGACCTATTCGGATAATCGCGAGCTGCGCGAAGAAGTCTGGCGGACCTATTATGATCGCGGCGACAATGGCGATGAATACGACAACAATGCGATCATCGCTGAAATCCTGAAGCTGCGCGAAGAGCGCTCACATCTTCAGGGCTATGACAATTTTGCCGCCCGCGCGATCGAGAAGCAGGTCGCAAAAACGCCTGAGCGCGCCATGGATCTGATGATGCGGGTCTGGCCGGCGGCAATTGCCCGCGTTGAAGAAGAAGTCGCCGACATGCAGGCGGTGGCTGATGAAGAGGGCGCCGATATCACGATCGCGCCGTGGGATTACCGCTATTATGCGGAGAAAGTCCGCAAGGCGAAATATGACCTCGATGCCGATGAAGTGAAACAGTATCTCCAGCTTGAGAACCTCCGTGAGGGGATGTTCTGGATGGCAAAAGAGCTCTACAATCTCGACTTCAAACAGGTTGATGACGTGCCGGTCTTCCACACCGATGTTCGGGTCTGGGAAGTCACCCGCAATGGCGAGCATCAGGGCCTTTGGTATTTCGACCCTTACGCGCGGGCCGGCAAGCGCTCCGGTGCTTGGATGACCTCCTACCGGACCCAGCAGAAGCTGGACGGTACGCCGGTCACGACTATCGTCTCGAACAACTCGAACTTCATCAAGGGCGCAGAGGGCGAGCCGGTCCTCATCTCCTGGGATGATGCAGAGACCCTGTTCCACGAATTCGGTCACGCCCTTCACGGGCTGAATTCCGATGTGGTCTATCCTAGCCAGTCAGGCACATCCGTGCCGCGCGACTATGTCGAATTCCCAAGCCAGGTTCACGAGAACTGGCTGGGCACGACGGAAATCCTCGAACGCTTCGCGCTCCACGTCGATACGGGCGAGCCGATGCCGCAAGAACTCCTTGCCAAGATCAAAAAGGCCGGCACCTTCAATGAAGGCTTTGCGACCACGGAATATCTGGCAAGCGCGCTGATCGACATGAAGCTGCATACGCTTGAGGATGCGAGCAATGTCGACCCGGACGCCTTCGAGCGTGAGACGCTTGCAGAGCTTGGCATGCCCGATGAGCTGCCGATGCGTCACCGGACGCCGCAATTCGCGCACGTCTTCTCGGGCGAAGGCTATGCCGCTGGCTATTACTCCTATCTCTGGGCTGACACATTCAGCGCGGATGCATGGGAAGCCTTCGAGGAAGCGGGCAGCCCGTTCGACAAGGGCGTCGCCCAGCGTTTCATCGACCACATCCTGTCGGTCGGTGACACGGTCGACCCAGTTGATGGCTATCGCGCCTTCCGCGGCAAGGATGTCGATGTTGGTGCGCTGATGCGCCAGCGCGGTTTCCCGGACGGCTCTGAGGACTAA
- a CDS encoding YceD family protein has protein sequence MSDLPVLESFSAALDVAQIGDVPERRKFTASEADRESLAAFLGMPGVQALSGEATAIRRGKLITVEGHLSATLTRSCVVSLEELTEEIEEDFLETFTDELPTGDLPEEMEADLDAPEPIEGGKLDLGTVLLEQLFLAMDPHPRKEGAEPQVDPKAGERISPFDVLGKLKQD, from the coding sequence ATGAGTGACCTGCCTGTCCTTGAAAGCTTTTCCGCAGCCCTCGACGTCGCCCAGATCGGCGATGTGCCGGAGCGCCGCAAATTCACAGCCAGCGAGGCTGACCGCGAAAGCCTTGCCGCTTTTCTGGGCATGCCCGGAGTTCAGGCGCTGTCAGGCGAGGCGACAGCCATCCGTCGCGGCAAACTGATCACGGTTGAAGGCCATCTTTCGGCCACGCTGACGCGCTCTTGTGTCGTCAGCCTTGAAGAGCTGACCGAAGAAATCGAGGAGGATTTCCTTGAGACCTTCACCGATGAGCTGCCCACCGGTGACCTGCCCGAGGAAATGGAGGCGGACCTTGATGCCCCGGAACCGATTGAGGGCGGAAAGCTGGATCTAGGCACCGTGCTGCTCGAGCAGCTTTTCCTCGCCATGGATCCGCACCCGCGGAAGGAAGGCGCCGAACCGCAAGTTGATCCGAAAGCCGGTGAGCGGATTTCGCCCTTTGATGTCCTTGGAAAACTGAAGCAGGATTAA
- a CDS encoding ubiquinol-cytochrome C chaperone family protein, translated as MILKVLSAVPGLLGLKPPQQRVAAEALYPEIAAASRQPVFYTAYAVPDTVEGRFDILSLHVIAVLERIRPHDPKGQFGQALFDVMVSNLDASLREMGVGDTRVGKRVRVLAEMFYGRAKAYRAALISEVEDELTQAVGRNIYGDEAAPQAPALADYFRRAAKSEEGDETALLAGEIRFPAAQEGSTS; from the coding sequence ATGATTCTCAAAGTTTTAAGCGCCGTGCCCGGGCTACTGGGCCTGAAACCCCCGCAACAGAGGGTGGCAGCAGAGGCGCTTTATCCCGAGATCGCGGCCGCGTCCCGCCAGCCGGTCTTCTATACCGCCTATGCCGTGCCGGACACGGTGGAGGGACGATTCGATATCCTGTCCCTGCATGTGATTGCTGTGCTGGAACGGATCCGACCGCATGATCCCAAGGGCCAGTTCGGACAAGCGCTGTTCGATGTCATGGTCTCCAACCTCGATGCCAGCCTTCGCGAAATGGGGGTCGGGGACACCCGAGTCGGCAAGCGAGTGCGCGTCCTGGCCGAGATGTTCTATGGCCGGGCCAAAGCCTATCGGGCGGCACTGATCTCGGAAGTCGAGGACGAGCTGACCCAGGCCGTCGGCCGCAATATCTATGGGGACGAGGCCGCGCCGCAGGCCCCGGCATTGGCTGATTATTTCCGCCGGGCCGCCAAATCCGAAGAGGGCGACGAAACAGCCCTTTTGGCCGGAGAGATCCGCTTTCCCGCCGCCCAAGAAGGATCGACATCATGA
- the bamE gene encoding outer membrane protein assembly factor BamE domain-containing protein produces the protein MRLALVLSALLLSTACVSIRDTHGYAIERGETELTALEGIDTKESVLARFGEPSVRPSMSDDVWYYISTTTNSRAFYQTETTSRDIIVFAFNEDGTVADVLEFDLEDGQQVAINDRVTRTRGKELSFLEQLIGGVGKGAGAVDPDNAPQ, from the coding sequence ATGCGGCTCGCGCTCGTACTTTCCGCCCTCCTGCTCTCGACCGCCTGCGTGTCGATTCGTGACACGCATGGCTATGCGATTGAGCGAGGCGAAACGGAACTGACGGCCCTCGAAGGGATCGACACCAAGGAATCAGTGCTGGCCCGTTTCGGTGAGCCTTCGGTTCGCCCGTCCATGTCGGATGATGTCTGGTACTACATCAGCACGACGACGAACTCCCGCGCCTTCTACCAGACCGAGACGACCTCTCGGGACATCATCGTCTTTGCCTTCAATGAAGACGGCACGGTCGCCGATGTTCTCGAATTCGATCTTGAGGACGGCCAGCAGGTCGCAATCAATGATCGGGTAACCCGGACGCGCGGCAAGGAGCTTTCCTTCCTTGAGCAGCTGATCGGCGGTGTCGGTAAAGGCGCCGGCGCGGTCGACCCGGATAACGCGCCGCAATAA
- a CDS encoding DUF2852 domain-containing protein, with the protein MDDAKVFNGKNFSHQLRPAWTPVNLALMIFFFATGLWVFGLAMIAYMLYGKELGVDFSNWGRAKSSVNKAFDQANWGPKSGSTGNAAFDEWRDAELDRLNEERRKLDEARKEFDEYVRELRRARDRDEFESFRNNRNTRPAGGDTPAA; encoded by the coding sequence GTGGATGATGCAAAAGTATTCAACGGGAAGAATTTTTCCCATCAGCTGCGCCCAGCATGGACGCCAGTCAACTTGGCACTGATGATCTTTTTCTTCGCCACAGGCCTCTGGGTCTTTGGCCTCGCGATGATCGCATACATGCTATACGGCAAGGAGCTGGGAGTGGATTTTTCCAACTGGGGACGCGCTAAATCGTCCGTGAACAAAGCGTTTGACCAGGCCAATTGGGGCCCGAAATCCGGCTCTACCGGCAATGCCGCCTTCGATGAATGGCGTGATGCCGAACTCGACCGCCTCAATGAAGAGCGCCGCAAGCTCGATGAGGCTCGCAAGGAGTTCGATGAATATGTGCGGGAGCTGCGCCGGGCGCGCGACCGTGACGAGTTCGAGTCGTTCCGGAATAACCGGAACACCCGACCGGCTGGCGGCGATACTCCCGCTGCCTGA